The genomic region TTTTGTCGATTGATATTTGGACTTTTTCACTGGGTAATACTTACCGAAAAGCACAAAAATCAAGGACATTAATGCTGTTGAAATTACGATTGAAGTATATTTTTCACTCATAATCGCTCAAAATTGGATTTCTATTGTTGCTTGAATTAGGGGGGGATTGTTCATTATAAGTCGAACAATACAGTCGATATTATCGACAGAATCAGCAGAGTTACAAAAAATCCTATCCACCAATTCTCAAAGTCAGTTTCAAAATATTTACTGCGAAACTGAACGAAAACAAGACTTAGGATCCCAGATGCTAACAGTTGAACCAATGCAGTCAAAAAGCTTGGTTTAAGTTCAAAATCAGTCAGGAAAAGACGAACTAGAAATGAAATCAAAAATAGTCCCCCGATTATTATCTTTTTTCTTTGTTTCCTTTGCTCTTGCGTGGTTTGGTTACCTGGAATATTCATTTTTTTTTGTTTTCAAATAGTTACCACTAACACTCACTTTCAAGTTCTCGGGGCGGATTTCCCCGCCTGCGCAAGGCTGGTGCAGTTGGCGTACCACCAAACCCCGCCCTGCAATATGTACCGTGTTGTAGGTAGTTTTTTATTATTCCAATAATCCATTAATTTCATTTTCCAATATTTTCCCACCGTTTAGGAAGACCGTTATCAAACCTGCCAATAAAAGAAGTGTCAAAGGAGTCAGAACAACAATAAGGTATAGAAGAGCTTTATTCATTTTTACTCTTTTATACCTTTCCTCTAACTTGAAGATTCGTTCATTTTTAATGAATATCTGATAGACAAAGAACAAGATGAGAGCCATGAGTCCGAATACAACTATCATAATTGTAGACTTTTCATATTCTATTTGTCCTTTAAATACTTTCTTGTCAATGAATGTTTTAATTGGCAATAGTATTGCAAATGACAGAAAGAAGTAAACAGCACTTATGTACAGTGTAATACTGAACTTTGGTAAGTCATTCTTTCGTCTATATTCCTCGAAAAGTTTTGCGAAAATTATATTCATTCAATTTGGGTTTTAAAATTACCTACAACGGTAAATTGTATGAGTAGTGGCAGATTGCGTAGCACTTTCCTGTCAAACCGCTGTGCAGTTTGGGCGGGCTACAAACCTTGATATTTACCACGTTCCCTGCCATTACTTATACAAAATGTTGTAGGGCGTGTTTATTTTTATCAGTTTATAATCAATTTTATCTTTGTTTATTGTCTGTTTTTCAAGTATTAAGTCATTACCTAATTTAGTCCAATAGAAACAAGGGAAAATTGATTCATGTCCTGTTCGTTGAAAACACAAATTGTCTCTATTGTCACTAAAATAACCAACAGAAATATAGTATTGGTCTGCTTTAAATAATGATTTGTCAAGATTCACAAGACCTGAAACATAGCCATTACTTGAAAAACAAATTAATTTAGTTGTATCATTCTCAACATAATAAGTTCCGTCAATAAACTTATTATTAATCAATTGGTCGTAATCAACGTATTTTATAAGCTCAATTTCATTTGTTTGTGAATTTTCGATAGTACTTAAACTCATTAACGTGTCATTATTATAAGTCGAAATACTTATTTTGCCTATATTTTTGGGACCAATAAACTTGTCCTTCCATTTTTTATCAACAGTATCATAATAACTCGATATATCCTTTTCAATTATTGTTACAGAGTCATTCTTTAAATCAAATTTAATTGAATAACCCATTTGAATAAAGTTCTCTTTTGAGTCTATAAAAACAAAATAGCTCGAATCCTGCGGAAAAATATTTGAATATTTTTTTCCTGGATTGTAGTAAAATCTATTTATACCATTGAGTAAATCATGAATCATTGCTGGAGTTTGTCCTTTCTCAATTGAATCTCGATATGATTTTAGTATCCAAGTACCATGTAAGGCATTTTTAAAATCATTTTCAGATTGAAAGTCAATATTTCCTTGTGATTTACAGTCAGTATAAAAAAGAACTGCAAATAATATTATCAAAATACTTTTAATAATCTGCATTGTCTCTGTGTTTTTAACATGCCCTACAACGGAAAATTGGATGTTGCGTGGCGATTGCGGCGAGGGTCAGTGTCGACCGAAGGAAGACCTGACGCGGGATGCAAAGCCACGCACCCTCGGACACCCGCCATGCAATATTCCAAAATGTTACCGCCAGTTTTTATTTTATTTTGTAGTAATGGACAATTGTTTTTTTATTTATCCAGTTTTCTATTAAAAATTCTTCTCCTTCTTTGGGCCAATCTATATGATGATAAACTGAAGGGTCAAAAAAGTAATTCGAATATAGTTTTGCAAGATTCAGAGCGTTAGATTTTTTAACGCTGTCAGTTGTCAATGAAGCTGCTTTTTCAAACGTTTGAACAGCTAAACAATATACCATTCCTTTATCAAATTCATATTTAAAGCAAGAGTCTATGGAGCTTATATATGCTTGTCCTAAAACAATGTACGCATCAGAATTAGTCAAATTAGTCTGAATGACTTTTTCTGCATAATCTCTGGATTTTGAAAAGTTCCCATTTTTAAGTTCAATTTTAGCCTTTATTAGAAGCAATGAGTCAGCATTTTGACATGCAACTGGAATTGTCAAATAGAGTGAAATTATTACTATGAGAATTGACCTTATCATTCTGATTTCCTTAGACAGACTGAATTAAATTGGCGGTAACGGAAAATTGTATGAGTAGTGGCAGATTGCGTGGTAATTTCCTGTCAAACCGCTACGTAGTTTGAGCGGGCTACAAACTTTGATATTTACGACATTGCCTGCCATTACTTATACAAAATGTTATGCGCTGGCTTTTATTCTTTCGGTTTATATTCTACTATTTTGCTATATCCTTCATTCAAACCTTCTGAAATAGCACTATCTCTAAGTTCTAATAACGCTTTATAAAAAGGGTCATCAGTATGATTTGGAAATAAATAATCTGTAGTATAGCATTGTTTAAATTTGAAATCCTCAGTTAAAAATACTGCGGCGATGACATCCTCTGCACATATATTAGAATGCAAACCAAATCCACCGTAATGCAGATAAGCTTTCTGTCGTTTGGGTCGCTCTGCTT from Mangrovibacterium diazotrophicum harbors:
- a CDS encoding tetratricopeptide repeat protein, which gives rise to MTIPVACQNADSLLLIKAKIELKNGNFSKSRDYAEKVIQTNLTNSDAYIVLGQAYISSIDSCFKYEFDKGMVYCLAVQTFEKAASLTTDSVKKSNALNLAKLYSNYFFDPSVYHHIDWPKEGEEFLIENWINKKTIVHYYKIK